A window of Pan paniscus chromosome X, NHGRI_mPanPan1-v2.0_pri, whole genome shotgun sequence genomic DNA:
aaaaagaaggcctATAATGATGAGCTGTAAAATCAGATGCCTAAAGGTGGCAAGAACTCAGTAGCAACCTGAAGTATTACAGATATCGGTTAGCACATTGTTCATGAAGACAGGTAATAAGCAAGGGGTTAAAGAATAACACTGATAAGAAAAAGTAAtcctattcagcctgaagaaaAGAAAGTTGTGATTTAATATGGCTTTAAAATTTCATGACAGATTCATACAAGGGCGCTGagcaggggtgtgtgtgggtTATTATGTTATTCGTtcattatttatgaaatattagcTCCATTCAGCATGCATAAAGGGCTTTATCATTTAAAACACACTTTCACatgctttatcttatttattctgtACAGTAACACTCGTTAGTATTACTGTGTGAATTACTccatttcagagatgagaaaactgagactcaaaaaTAATCAGTCCAAGAGGACAACGTCAGGAAACGACAGGCCTAGACATGATCACCAGGACACTCATAAAACAAGTAATCATTCTTGAGGAGATTCAAAAACACgtcaaaatacacacacagacacacacacacaagcacacactctCACATATTCTAAGCTACAGGTTTCTAGTTGGATTTTCAGGTACATAGGCACTCTGTAACAAACAGCATCAGTCAGCTAGTGGATAATGAAAAactaggcattttttaaaaaattcaactatTAAGTAGcagaataaatgagttaatgataaaaacagaaaatacaacatGGAGCAAAGTTTGAAGAAGGTGAAAATCACCAGTGTTTAGTATTTCATGCTCTCCCATGCTCTTTTACTCTAACTTGAGTTTTAATcaacctctctctttctctctgtctcccatcCCCTCCCATCTACAGAATATCCAGATACTGGGAAGTAgacctgtattagttcattttcacactgctgataaagacatacccgagactgggtaaattataaagaaaaagaggtttaatggcctcacaattccatgtggctggggaggcctcacaatcgtggtggaaggtgaaaggcatgttttacatggcagcaggcaagagacagaatgagagagaagcaaaagcagaaaccccttataaaaccatcagatgttgtgagacttattcactaccaggagaacagtatgggatgGGGAAAACCattcccataattcaattatctcccactgggtccctcccacaatacatgggaattataggaactacaattcaaggtgagatttgggtgggaacacaggcaaaccatatcaagacCCCAGGCTGTATGTTCAGAGCCAGGTGTGCCAAGCCCTGGGAGACCCACAGCTACCCATCATCGAGCTGCTTCAATGCATGGCTTCAGAGCCTCCTGTCTCCACCTAAGGGGAGTGGGGTGACCTTCAGGCAGCCTCCCCAGTCCCAACCAAAAAGGTCAGAAGCACCATCCTCCCATGGCACCACCTCAGACAACATTCTCCCACCAGCCACTTCTTTCACCGGAACATATATACTTGATCATGTCCCTACCTGGCAGGGGGTTTACTTTACTTCCTCTTCACACTTCTTCCTTTGCTACATCATCCCTAGTCTTCCCGCACTCTCACTCTTTTCCGCTAAATGCTTCATGAGTATTCCAGGCATAGGTTTCACAGTTTGATAATCACCATCTGCTATCAAGGAACTATTCATCCTTCCTTTTTAGTtctgaaaaatgttaaaacatcCTCCTAAACACGTGGAATGTTTCTTGTAGAACCTAGAATAAATGTCAATTATTCCATATTCTCCTTACAAAGTATTACACATTTGTGTCAACAATTTCTCTTCTGTTCAATGAACTCAAGTAATTACACAAATTCTCTGAATAGTTATTATCCAAaacaaaggaactagaaaaacgtCATGTTTTCTTAACAGCAATAGTTTGCTATTGCCgttataacaaattactacaaatttaaCCCCTTCAAACAAGACACATGTATTGTCACACAGTCTGAGGGTCCAAAGTCTGGTATGGGTCTCACTGGGGAAAATCCAGGTGTCGGCAGGGCTGCAtctctttctggaggctctgggggagaatGTGTCTCCTTGCTCAGTCAGGTGTTAGGAGAATCCAGTTCCATAGGTTAAAGGGCAGATGCCCCCTTTTCTTTGCTGGCTGTCAGTGGGGAGCTGCTTTCCTAGAAGCCTCTGTGCTCCCCTGGCATGTGGTTGCTACATCTCCAAACCAGCCATGACACAGAATCCAGAAAAGGTGTCCACTTTTCAAGATTCATGTACTTAGTTTGGGTCCACTTGGATAATATGGGATCATCCTCCTATCTCAGAcctttaatttaatcacatctacagAATCCCTTTTGCCAGGTAAGGTTATATCTggacaggttctggggattagggtAAGGACAGTTTTGGGTGTCATTCTTCTCTCTGCCACATAAAAGGGATGGATAGGGAGGATGAGCATTTTATCCAGTGTGGGGTATATATAGTTAGGGAAGAATGCTAGATACATGAACCACAGTCACAGCTGGGCCCCAGCCAGCTATGTGATTTTGCCCAGGTCATACAGTATGGAGGGCccagcttctttcttttcttttattttaaatcgaGCCAGTGTAACAGATGCAACCTTGGTTCATATCCATTCGTTTCACACATATTACGGAGTGCCTACACAATGGCTGGCAGTGTGGCAGGTACTGGGCTGCGGCAGTGAGCAAACCAGAGAAACCCCTGCCtcttggagcttacattctggtgAAGGAGGATGGACAATGAAAGCTGAACAGGACAGCAGTAAAAGAGGTAGCATGCTAAAGAGTGATATGTAAATCAGGAGGGATGTGGGGAGATCAGGGGCTGAGAGTTCTGTCATTGTAGACAGCAAAGCCAGGGATGGACTCCGTGAGAGAGAGCTGGGGCAGAATCCCCCTCATTTTACGTCACAAGAGCACACAGTCTGTTCCTAGGTAAACAAGAGGATGCATGTCTGCCCACCGCAAGCCTTATCTGTCTGTATTGGACATTGATGGCTTAGGACCACTTAGCATGGGTTGCCCAGCTCTTCCCTTGACACTGTCAAGTCTACATAATATTGTAATAAGATTATAGAATAATGTCTTTTTATAAGATAGACTCTTGTAAGTGAGAGAATGACGTAATAGGGATATCGAGGAAAAATATTCTAATCTATTAAGTGGCAAAGTAATTTTACTTGTCAATTCAACATTTCATTAAGTATTTCAAGTGACAGCATCCGAATATATGGAATCTTACCACTTACTCTCAACCCATTACCTTCTGCTTTCAAAAACATACATTCTCCATATTACCTGAAGCTTGTTATGATTTGCACTAgagggaaaaacaagaaaaaattccAAGAGAAGTACACCCTTTCCACCCTACAAATATTCAGTGCATTACCACAGCAGGCACATTGGTATTTGGAAATCAACCAGCTGAAGTATTTCCCAGAGATGATGAATTCTCAACCAACCAACTTTCAAATGTGTTTGGATAGAAAGACATcagaacaaaatggaagaaacaaaATGGAACATTAGATTGAAAAGTTAAAAGACCTGGGTACCAGAATTAGCTCCCACTGCCACGCAGGATAATCTTGGGTACATAGGTACGTACATCACATAAAATCTTTCCATTCACTTCTctgttaaaaacataaaagggatcaggtgtggtggttcatgcctgtaattccagcactttggggggctgaggtgggcagatcatttgaggtcagtagttcaagactggcctggccaacacagtgaaaccctgtctctactaaaaatacaaaaattaggtggacatggtggtacgtgcctgtaatcctagctactcaggaggctgaggcaggagaattgcttgaatctaggaggcagaggttgcaatgagccaagattgcaccactgcactccagcctaggcaaaagagcgagactccatctcaaaacaaaaacaaaaacataaaagggTCACAATAACACCTACCCTACTTGATTTACAGAAGGACTTGAAGGACTGAATAAGAGAGTACATGTTAAAAACCCTACATACACTCCAAAGTATTAGCCACATAAATTTCGGGAATTATTATTGCTACTAAACTGCATCAGCGACTTGCTTCACATAATCAACGTGAGATCTGAACATTGCAGGAAAACACTGAACAAGTACAGGGAGCATTTGGATCACAGTGCATCATAAGGCGGCCTCAGGAGGGATCCTGGTGAATACTTTCATCAAACACGTAATTTACTGAGCACTCAACCATCTATCGGGCCTGGTAAGAGACACAGGATCTAAAGAACGTGGTAATGCTCATTACTTTATATGAAGTATTGAAATCAGCACTTGCTGATTTCTTCAAATAGGAAACATGGCTTTGTTACCTTAATGAGGTCCTCCCTGGAGGAAAAAGTGGAGactaagtgattttctctggttttGGCGTTGGTGATGGATACGTGCAGTCGGTTCTGGGCCAGCTCGTGAGCGCTGGGAGGAAgaatcgactccattccacttctaaagaagaaaaagcaatctGAATTACTCACCTTTAATTATTGAACTCCCTGTAAATATTTTACAAGAGAGAATGCTGAGCTTGCCACAGTTTGTACAGAGAGTCGTCAACATTCTGTCTTCATGTACTTTTGGGCAAAATGTACTCTGTATACCTTAGTCGGGCCATGAAGTCATAACCGGGCGTTACTGCCCCGAAAGACTGCCTTCTGATTTCTTCGGCAAACTTGTAGGTAAATTGGTTACattcctaaaaaaagaaaattaagaagtgACCCTAGGTGTTGTAAAGAAAACAATCATTCCACTTCTAAAACTTGGGATTCTATAGACCCAACAGCAAATGTAGGGTGTCATGTTATTAAAGGTGTGCAAATTCCCCACCTGGCCGGGGCCTCACCCACCACTCTCAGGCCCTTTGCAAGGTATACACTCTCAGAATcctaatctttttttgttttttcctttgtaaagcaCCTTAAATGGCTTTTGCCCCATCTGAAAAATCCTTGAAGGCTCAATCTGACTTTTAATTGAGCACATTCTTCAAAAGGTTTCCTCAGCGCAATTAACCTTCTCTCCCACCCCTATTTTGTGGTCTCAGCAGCAGTTTGATTACAACCGTGCAACAAAGCTGATTACAAATGACAGCACCAGTGACAGAAATAGGAGTAGTGACGTCTATGGTTTGCACAGACTGAATCAGAGTCTTCTGAGATTCATCTTGGGCACTGGTATTTTATAAAGTCTTTCAGGGATGCTCATGTCTACCCTGGATTGGGATCCACAGAGATGACACTGTCAGTTCATCTTCACATCACCCTGCAGGGTGGGTATAACCATCCCACTTGACAGACAAGAAAACGGAGGATTGGAGAGTTCAAGTGTCTATCCCAATATCTCATTAAAAATGAGTCTCAGAGCCAGAATTTACATCTAAGTCTATTTTGtattaaataatgaattaatttGGCAACCAACTGGGCACCAGGTACTTGGCTAGGCACTGGGACTTGGAGAGGACAAGATACAAAGAACCTGTGCTCATGAGAGTCATAAGTGCCTCCAAGAGCAGGTCATAGAGGGCTATAAGAGCCCCCACAAGGGTGTGTTTGGCTCTCATTtagtgcaaaaaataaataacaacaggTAAACTGTTTTGAGAATATGAGGACATCAAGTCTCAAATTCAGGTAAATCATTCAATGTCTTAACATTGCAGAATTTCAGTTAAGTGGCTATATTATTGCAGcagtctctcctctccccacaaagatgtccacattctagtccctggaacctgtgactaGGAGACCTTCTATGTTAAAAGGGACTTTGTAGATCCAGTTAAGGACCTTGAGTTGAGGAGATAATCCTGGATGACCCGGGTAGGCCCAATATCATCACAAGGTTTCTTgtaagggaaggagggaggtagGAGAGGCAGAGTtggagagatttgaagatgctgtgCTTATGGCTTTAGAAATCAAGGAAGGGGTCAGGATCCAAGGAGTCTGGGCACCCTCCAGAAACTGGAAAAGgtaaggaaatggattctcccctggagcctctggaGAGAGTGAGCATGGACATTttgattttagctcagtgagacCCTTTTAGACTTAAGACCGCCAGAGCTGGAAGATGATAAACAcatgctgttttaagccactacgttGAAGGTCCTTTGTCAAATCAGCAACGGGAAATGAATACAGTGTGTGTCAACCTCCAACCTCATGGGTTGCCAAAGGTTTCCCTCCAATTTGACACCCAGGCTGGGACTTAAATATAAACAGGAGTTGGGTAGAGGACGAAGGTGAAAGCAGAGGATAGTAAAAACAACAGCAAGAACAATTCTGAGAGGGGCACAGAGCTGAAATGTGTCCCTACGGCGAGCCACAAGTAGGGCTAAGTCACATGGGGCCTTGTGATACATGCTGAGAAACCTGGGTCACATTATCCTAAGTCCACAGACAGCCCCTGCCCCGGGGGTAATGAGGTGATCAGATGTGCCTTTGGGTGACATCACTCTAAGCGCTATGAGGTAGGCGGATTGTAGGGAGCTTGAATTGATATAGGCTGTGGGAAGCTCCTGGGTGAGAAATGGGGGTAGCCCCACCAAATGTATGTTCATTCTACTGAGCTAGACTGCCCATCTAGCCTATTTCTTTGTACTAATATTAGTTATATTCAATACTCTCCATAGCCCGGACTAGACTGTAAACTTATTAAAGATGGACTTATTCATCTTTGAGTTCCCCACTGAGTCTAGCACCATGGCTTCCTCGCAAATTGTGAGGGCTGAGGAAAGTCTTGCAGCATTGAGCTCTTCCACATCAATGTCTAAATTTGCCTACCACTTAAAATATGCCCAGTATCAGGTGCTCCTCTTAATCATTCATGCATAAGCTCAGAAGATTAATTACACACGTATTTGTCACAACAGTAAAAAGCTTGAGGAACTTACATCATCAGCGAGAACCAAGCGAACACGAATCTGAGTAGGTAGAAACATTTGCTAAAAAAAACTCAAGGCTATCCTACAAGTGGATTATTTCAGATGCTAAAAATAAAGGAACTAAAATAACCTTAAGTCAAAGGGTTACTTTggctgaaaaattattttgaagaagaACAAATGAGGATGCCCTAAGGaaactaagaaaattattttctacctTCCCATGGGAGCACCAGATAAAGACACACACCTTTTCATCATACCAGCACCATCAGACAACACAACCCAGTCTCTCATTtagtgcaaaaaataaataacaacaggTAAACTGATCTGAGAATATGATGACATCAAGTCTCCAATTCAGGTAAATTATTCAATGTCTTAACATGGCAGAATTTTAGTTAAGTATAAATGGCTGTACTATTGCAGTATTTCCAAATCAGGTTAATTCTAAATCatacaatacattttttaatttgctgataaTTGGAAACCAAGTCTACATAACTCCAAAGCTTAGGATTTGCCACAGCTCAAGAAAAGACTgcagtaaaaaggaagaagtgaCACCCTGAAAGTCCTCTGCTTCAAAAACGAAACACAGTTATGGGAAGGAGGTAGCTTGTAATTCAAAGCTTATGAATCTGCTAGTTTAGGGGGAATTTTCCCACCTCATTTATACCTTGCATGGCTTAAGGTTCTCGTCCTGTTTAATCTCTGCagtttttaaatcacttttctaGTTCCCTGTAAATCAACCATATAAAGACAGGAAGATAAGTGGATTTCTGaatgattggcctcaaatctaGCTTCCCTTTGATAAGCAGCTCACAAAAGATCTGAAATGAGATTCTGATGTTTAACATTGCATAGTTTTGGAATTTTAAATGTGACTGAAATTCATTCTTGGGTATGAGGGTGTTAAATTGTTATTTCATTATTGTTCAAAGCTGCTAGAGTACGTAATGATTAACAAATATAATATTCTCCAACTATGGAATCCAGCTCTCACAGTCAGAAAATGATTGATCACTGTCTGGATAgcagaaaacagattttaaaacataGATTGCATTAAATAAAGTACTTAATGAAGAATTATTTGTATTACTTCTGGATAAATTGCTTGGAACTCAGAGCTTCCTCttactgtgagaattaaaaaagaattaaattcctATACCATTCCACTTAATAGAAACTGCATGCCcacattttaatttatgtatctATTTCTAAGTAGCAGTGAGGTAAGACTTGTTGCCCACATGTTCAAGGCCTTGAAAACAGgccccatgctcttctcatgatcaTAGAAAGAAGAAATATCCTTTGCTTGAAAGGAACAGAGCTGGAATCTTAAGGATAAATACAAACTCAAGAGTAATATAagtcattttatttccttatttcacTATCACCCAAAATAATCTTTTCCACAACCAGAGCACAGATCCCTAATAATTACATCTTAAGAGAAAAGTCCTAATCCTTTCTGTTTCCAAGCAAACGATTATTTCTCTGCAGTGTTAACTTAGTAGAGTCAATGCTCGTGTTTGCCTTTGGGTCTTAATTTCTTGATGAGGAACACAGCCTAAGTTACTACTTAATTACCTCTATTTTTTCTGGTGCTGTTAGCAGAACAGAAGCAACCAACGATCCCGCAGACGCCCCAGCGAAGGCTTTGACATCCTTCACAAGTTTTTTGCCATGTCTGCAAAGTGCAGATGCTGCCCCCAAGTGGTAAATGCCCAGAAATCCACACGCTGCAAATGATAGGTTGATGTGCTTCATTCTAGCTGTAGCACTGgcaatacaaaaaacaaaaatgctgtaAGTTGGAATAGTTTATCCCACATACTGTGTAGTCTTATGTTGATCATCGTTCCAAGGCTTTCTTTTAACATCATTCTCTGTTTTAAGCACAGTGGTTTCAATTAATTCTAATTAAACACAAGAATCTTTCAAGGAaaccctttctttccctcctcacCTTGACCCAAGTCTtatacattaaaacaaaacaaaacaaaaacattccacATTTATTCGGTACATAGATTATGAATCTACGATTTAATTACTTGGCAGGAAACAGACGTATAAATTCCAGTTGACAAGGGCATTTGGTCTTTTCTCTTGACCCTTTGAAACGTTTTGCGGGTGGGGGCGGCACTACCattatgaaacagaaaattattaGAGACCGTATCAAATTCCAAATGAACAATACATTTGTTCTTGGTAAGTGTATCAGAAGATTTCAAATATAGTTCTCTACTCCCCTTCCCAATTTCTATTGTGAGCACCCATGCTTTTATGAACGCCAATACAATTACTCAGTAACGCAATAAGCAATCACTCAACAATGCAATACATTTCTTTGCCAAGTATCTCAACACAAACTGAGGTCATGACTGGTGAAGGCAATTTAAGGCTCTATGAAATGTCAGCCACGCCACTTTATACTTGGAACACAtctaaatacaaaattacatgTTTTCCTATGCCTCAGTGCGCACAATTTGCCCAAGTGAATGAAATTGTGCCTCCACAAGGCTGTCCATTCTGAAGGTCTCAGGGTTTCCTTGGGGGCCCAAGGGCCCCATTCAGGGACCCCAAGATGAGGCACATTACAGGGCCTCGAATTTAGGGACCTAAGACCGCCTGTTCCTGATGCACCCGGCCAGGCCCTGTGAGGGCAGGTGGCTCGGCCGCCGCAGGCTGCGCTGGCGTCCGCGTAGAGTGAGTCCCAGTCATCGATCCGGGGTCAAGCCCCAGTTTTGATTCCACTTCTGCAAATGGGGACGGGAAGGGGGTTGGGTGTTTAGCATCCAGGCGGCCAGGCCCAGCCAGCACAGGCTCAGTGCCCTCCCGCGGCTTGGAGGCCGGCAGGGCCGGGGTGGTCCCCGCATCAGTCCCGCAGGAGCACACCCTTGCTGGGCCCCAGGGCTCCGTACCAATGCAGCCCCGGGACACTTCCGTGTTGAACGAGTCCCTTTAACCAGATGGCGGGGCCGGGCCGTCACTCAATGCCATTCCGCCACCAAGGCCGCGCTACGCTCTCCGCGAGCCGGCCCGGGAAAGTCCTGCGGCAGGGGTTGGTACCGCCTCCCGCGCAGGTATGTGACGTCATCGCGCCGACGCAGGCGCCCGCTAGGCCCCGCCTGCTCTATTTAAACTTCTGGACTCAACCTGGCCGCTAGACCGGAGCGTCCTCCAGCGCAGGCAAGGATTCCTTGTTTAGAGTCATGTTATCTTCGAGTACCTAGAGAGACATTTTAACCCATACCCTAGAGAGGCGTTGTAATCCTTACGTGTCTTTTAACGCTACTTGGCCCTTACCTGCGAGCCACTGACCTTTAATAATCCTCATTTTCTGTGCCCCGGAAGTGCCTTACCCTCTTCGCGTCTGTTTCCCGGAAGTGGTTCTTCTCCCTCTCCACCCTTTCGCCCGCCTGGGCGGTCCAGCTGCCCCTAGGGGCCAACTCCAGCGGCTATTTTGGGGCTGGACATCCCGCAGCTTTTCAAGGTGTGCCTTTGGTTTTTTTAAGAAGTGCTATCTAAAGGAAAAGCTGGACTATGACTCTGGGGAACTTTCATATCCTCAGTTGACCttaggctgtgtgaccttgagcaggtagcataacctctctgagtttcCCGCGTGCCTTATGTGCAGATTGAGATGCTAAAATGAGAGAGCTACATTGGAAAGCTTTTTCCACATAGGGGGCCGTGAGCAGGTGGCTGTTTTGTCCTCTGGCACCTTTGGCTCAGACTTAAGCAGCTTCAACGACCGCCAAGATGCCTGCCATGCCCATCAAGATTTAAAGGACTCTGATAATTCTTTCTCTCCCCAAACAGTGTTTTCCTTATCTAATCCTAATAACCAAGCCTGGAGGAATCTCTGACTTCGTGATTGAAGGCTCTCCAGGTCCCCTAGTTTAAGGGCAGAGATTTACTTTCTCTGAGGCTACAAAGGAGCGTCTGCGAGAATGTCTCTACCTTAGACAAAAcagggaggaggggtggagcTCTCCAAATTGCCTCTGGTTTgggctttttctttctgttttggtgTATCGTCTCTGGCCAACAACACCTGTGAGTCCTTGATGTGACGATTAGGGAAGATGTTTTTAATTCACATAACTATTCTTTAGAGAAAATTGATCCTGAAACACCTTATTGCCTTATCGTAGAATGACTGCATTACTCAGAATTCTTTACCTCCACCGGAATTTAGTGAAGGGAAGGCACAACGTACATTAGGAAAATACAGGACACACTCCAGTCCTTAAACCTTCCACAACCTTCTAGCTCTTTAAGGTCGAGTGTGATCCTCCCCAGAA
This region includes:
- the PNPLA4 gene encoding patatin-like phospholipase domain-containing protein 4 isoform X3, with product MKHINLSFAACGFLGIYHLGAASALCRHGKKLVKDVKAFAGASAGSLVASVLLTAPEKIEECNQFTYKFAEEIRRQSFGAVTPGYDFMARLRSGMESILPPSAHELAQNRLHVSITNAKTRENHLVSTFSSREDLIKVLLASSFVPIYAGLKPVEYKGQKWVDGGLTNALPILPVGRTVTISPFCGRLDISPQDKGQLDLYVNIAKQDIMARKKV
- the PNPLA4 gene encoding patatin-like phospholipase domain-containing protein 4 isoform X2, whose translation is MKHINLSFAACGFLGIYHLGAASALCRHGKKLVKDVKAFAGASAGSLVASVLLTAPEKIEECNQFTYKFAEEIRRQSFGAVTPGYDFMARLRSGMESILPPSAHELAQNRLHVSITNAKTRENHLVSTFSSREDLIKVLLASSFVPIYAGLKPVEYKGQKWVDGGLTNALPILPVGRTVTISPFCGRLDISPQDKGQLDLYVNIAKQDIMPCRIVPVCILSYTMCQKRRRKCHGLYYLTRPLF
- the PNPLA4 gene encoding patatin-like phospholipase domain-containing protein 4 isoform X1; translation: MKHINLSFAACGFLGIYHLGAASALCRHGKKLVKDVKAFAGASAGSLVASVLLTAPEKIEECNQFTYKFAEEIRRQSFGAVTPGYDFMARLRSGMESILPPSAHELAQNRLHVSITNAKTRENHLVSTFSSREDLIKVLLASSFVPIYAGLKPVEYKGQKWVDGGLTNALPILPVGRTVTISPFCGRLDISPQDKGQLDLYVNIAKQDIMLSLANLVRLNQALFPPSKRKMESLYQCGFDDTVKFLLKENWFE